A region of Terriglobia bacterium DNA encodes the following proteins:
- a CDS encoding sigma-54 dependent transcriptional regulator, which translates to MKCLFSDYRAEFGPILAEKLGSDFELSTGRVCPNGKDCCDVIMVAVPPPAHADFAAQLATVAGAARNHAGVPVIGLLAAPDHDLAVRVLSEGGYDCFVETDSLEELRIILRRAIHFHELMREVEHLRDVAGRAAGFEHILTSNAKMETVCRLLSKVAATSATVLLTGESGTGKGMMANAIHEASPQSGRPFVALSCASLPEHLIEAELFGHEKGAFTGAVAARHGRFEAAGKGTIFLDEVGDLPPSMQVKLLRVLQERTFERLGSNESRTMEARVICATHRPLKALVKAGAFRADLYYRISTVEVELPPLRQRREDILLLAHSLLQKFSARHKRPALRFSPGVLATLQEHAWPGNIRELQNVIERAVVVCDGSEIQVRDLPPEFADFAVSDVPASLDDAVREFKRRWIQRALAQAGHNKVQTARTLGIARSSLHRLIDELQIPCEEEPADDSARDNREDRLEKVASITSGRGPHAA; encoded by the coding sequence ATGAAATGCTTGTTTAGCGACTACCGGGCTGAATTTGGCCCGATACTGGCCGAAAAACTAGGAAGCGATTTTGAGCTTTCCACCGGGCGCGTTTGCCCTAACGGGAAGGACTGCTGCGATGTGATCATGGTAGCAGTGCCTCCGCCCGCGCATGCGGACTTCGCCGCGCAGCTCGCCACGGTTGCCGGCGCAGCCAGGAACCACGCTGGAGTACCGGTGATAGGTCTGTTGGCGGCCCCTGATCATGACCTTGCTGTGCGTGTTTTGTCGGAAGGCGGCTATGACTGCTTTGTTGAGACAGATTCCCTGGAAGAACTCCGGATCATTCTGCGCCGCGCCATCCATTTCCATGAGCTGATGCGGGAAGTCGAGCACCTGCGCGACGTTGCAGGACGCGCGGCCGGCTTCGAACACATTCTTACGTCCAACGCCAAGATGGAAACCGTGTGCCGGCTTCTGTCCAAAGTAGCGGCCACGTCGGCCACGGTCCTGCTCACGGGTGAGAGCGGCACCGGAAAAGGCATGATGGCCAATGCCATCCATGAAGCCAGCCCGCAAAGCGGAAGGCCCTTCGTCGCACTCTCGTGCGCGTCCTTGCCGGAACACCTGATTGAAGCTGAGCTGTTTGGCCACGAAAAGGGCGCCTTCACCGGCGCTGTGGCTGCGCGCCATGGACGTTTTGAAGCCGCCGGCAAAGGCACTATTTTTCTGGATGAGGTCGGCGACCTTCCCCCCAGCATGCAAGTCAAGCTTCTGCGCGTTCTGCAGGAGAGGACCTTTGAGCGGCTGGGCAGCAACGAGTCGCGCACCATGGAAGCCCGGGTCATCTGCGCCACGCACCGCCCGCTCAAAGCCCTGGTGAAGGCTGGCGCGTTCCGGGCTGATCTCTATTACCGCATCAGCACCGTGGAAGTCGAGCTGCCGCCGCTGCGCCAGAGGCGCGAAGACATTCTTCTGCTGGCGCATAGTCTGCTGCAGAAGTTCTCTGCCCGGCACAAGCGTCCAGCGCTGCGTTTCTCCCCGGGAGTGCTGGCAACACTGCAAGAGCATGCCTGGCCGGGTAATATCCGAGAACTGCAAAATGTGATTGAGCGGGCGGTGGTGGTTTGCGACGGTTCGGAAATCCAGGTTCGCGACCTTCCGCCCGAGTTTGCCGACTTTGCCGTGTCCGATGTGCCGGCTTCGCTCGACGATGCCGTGCGCGAGTTCAAGCGCCGGTGGATTCAGCGGGCATTGGCCCAGGCTGGCCACAATAAGGTCCAGACCGCCCGAACGCTGGGAATCGCTCGCTCTTCTCTGCACCGTTTGATCGATGAATTACAAATCCCGTGCGAAGAAGAGCCGGCGGATGACTCAGCGCGCGACAATCGCGAAGACCGCTTGGAAAAGGTGGCTTCGATTACTTCCGGCCGTGGCCCGCATGCCGCTTAA